Proteins found in one Triticum urartu cultivar G1812 chromosome 4, Tu2.1, whole genome shotgun sequence genomic segment:
- the LOC125553350 gene encoding uncharacterized protein LOC125553350: MGDLIDKHQSTMKSSSTSPSRLTRKVLYLTPPVLLTVFFYLHLETLTLFFTVQCASRLGNGVDDRLRASATFLPLKDTREGADTWFISTLNDTSEPPGEARNLQFPSTASAGRLLCLAAPSRRDGTKNAYALAWPGALPRGAELRPGLALLSETFYDHSNLWHGLTSLVPLVSWHARRGCGPAPARWAFFHHGEVRSGMSGWLMLLAEAATGAPVAVEEFGAAPVCFEEAVVFRRNLAGMSTERLLEAFDFIRCKARAKCGVADASGAGNETTNLRVTILFRTGGRSFKDEAGVERVFQKECTHVAGASCVLTVAHSDNLSFCDQVRLLSRTDVFISAHGAQMTNLVFMDRNSSIMEFYPMGWRQRAAGGQFVFRWMASRAGMRHEGSWWDPAGDPCPDGNPDIFSCYKNRRIGMDEAAFSEFATKVFTANKERKLVKARRGQEAGTNCQCS, translated from the exons ATGGGGGATCTCATAGACAAACACCAATCCACCATGAAGTCCTCCAGCACCAGCCCAAGCCGTCTCACGAGGAAGGTGCTCTACCTCACCCCTCCCGTCCTGCTCACCGTCTTCTTCTACCTCCACCTGGAGACCCTCACCCTCTTCTTCACCGTACAATGCGCCAGCAGGCTCGGCAATGGCGTCGACGACCGCCTCCGTGCATCGGCCACCTTCCTCCCGCTCAAGGACACCCGTGAGGGCGCCGACACATGGTTCATCAGCACCCTGAATGACACCTCCGAGCCTCCAGGCGAGGCGAGGAACCTTCAGTTTCCGTCCACGGCCTCCGCGGGCCGCCTCCTCTGCTTAGCCGCCCCCTCGCGCCGCGACGGCACCAAGAACGCCTATGCGCTGGCGTGGCCGGGCGCGCTACCCCGCGGCGCGGAGCTCCGGCCGGGCCTTGCTCTCCTGTCCGAGACCTTCTACGACCACTCCAACCTGTGGCACGGGCTCACGTCGCTGGTGCCGTTGGTGTCGTGGCATGCGAGGCGCGGGTGCGGTCCCGCTCCCGCGAGGTGGGCCTTCTTCCACCATGGCGAGGTCAGGTCGGGGATGAGCGGGTGGCTGATGTTGCTGGCCGAGGCGGCTACCGGTGCGCCGGTGGCTGTGGAGGAGTTTGGTGCTGCCCCGGTGTGCTTCGAGGAGGCCGTGGTCTTCAGGAGAAACTTGGCCGGTATGAGCACGGAGAGGCTCCTGGAGGCGTTCGACTTCATCCGGTGCAAGGCCAGGGCCAAGTGTGGTGTCGCCGACGCGTCCGGTGCCGGCAACGAAACTACAAACCTACGCGTCACCATTCTCTTCCGCACGGGCGGCCGGTCCTTCAAGGATGAGGCGGGCGTCGAGCGGGTGTTCCAGAAGGAGTGCACGCATGTGGCCGGGGCAAGCTGTGTGCTGACCGTAGCGCATTCCGACAACCTGTCCTTCTGCGATCAG GTGAGGTTGCTCAGCAGGACGGATGTGTTCATCTCGGCGCACGGGGCGCAGATGACGAACCTGGTTTTCATGGACCGGAACAGCAGCATcatggagttctatccgatgGGGTGGAGGCAGCGGGCGGCGGGCGGACAGTTTGTGTTCCGGTGGATGGCGAGCCGCGCCGGGATGCGGCACGAGGGCTCGTGGTGGGACCCCGCCGGCGACCCGTGCCCCGACGGCAACCCGGACATTTTCAGCTGCTACAAGAACCGGCGGATCGGGATGGACGAGGCCGCCTTCTCCGAGTTTGCCACCAAGGTCTTCACCGCTAACAAGGAGCGTAAGTTGGTGAAGGCGCGACGAGGGCAAGAAGCGGGAACTAATTGCCAATGCAGCTAG